From a region of the Equus przewalskii isolate Varuska chromosome 2, EquPr2, whole genome shotgun sequence genome:
- the ACTL8 gene encoding actin-like protein 8 produces the protein MAARTIIIDHGSGFLKAGLSGWNEPQMVFPSVVNYIPCRENPGPSYARRRVSLGIDIYHPDTFSYPVQRGRILNWEGVEHIWSFVLETHRREHEDSSVIVTESPLREPVDRQKTLEIMFELLDVRSLLLADQLEMSLYASGLLTGVVVDSGYGLTRVQPFHLGRPLRPSGKTLEFAGQDLSAYLFKSLFKEDSNQHNLFQLDTVTNTQMNKCYVPQNLGEALDFRQSLPSGSDETNTYQLPDGTPVELTPMQRLAPEMFFSPQVFDLEGPSISQAVLDSIQTCEAYVHPLLISHVVACGGNTLYPGFTNRLYKELIEDHFSSTKTTVWVGSNRNFSVWLGASVVAHLSTYKSEWMTKDEYDESLRQ, from the exons atGGCCGCGAGAACCATCATCATCGACCACGGGTCCGGCTTTCTGAAGGCTGGCTTGTCGGGGTGGAACGAGCCCCAGATGGTCTTCCCGAGCGTTGTGAACTACATCCCGTGCAGAGAGAACCCCGGCCCTAGCTACGCCCGCAGGCGCGTGAGTCTAGGCATCGACATTTACCATCCTGACACCTTCAGCTACCCCGTCCAGCGTGGCCGCATCCTCAACTGGGAGGGCGTGGAGCACATCTGGTCCTTCGTCCTGGAGACACACAGACGGGAGCATGAGGACTCCTCTGTGATAGTCACAGAGTCCCCCCTGAGGGAGCCTGTGGACCGACAGAAAACCCTGGAG ATTATGTTTGAGTTACTGGATGTCCGGTCCCTACTCCTGGCTGACCAGCTGGAGATGTCCCTGTATGCCTCTGGCCTCCTGACCGGCGTGGTGGTCGATTCTGGTTACGGCTTGACCCGCGTGCAGCCTTTCCATCTGGGCCGCCCCTTACGGCCCAGTGGTAAGACGCTGGAGTTCGCCGGCCAGGATCTCTCCGCCTATCTCTTCAAGAGCCTCTTTAAGGAAGATAGCAACCAACACAACCTGTTTCAGCTGGACACGGTCACCAACACTCAGATGAACAAGTGCTACGTGCCGCAGAATTTGGGGGAGGCGCTGGACTTTCGTCAGAGCCTGCCCAGTGGCTCAGATGAGACCAACACCTATCAGCTCCCGGATGGCACCCCTGTGGAGCTGACCCCCATGCAGCGGCTGGCTCCCGAGATGTTCTTCAGCCCCCAGGTGTTCGACCTGGAAGGGCCCAGCATCTCTCAGGCTGTGCTGGATTCCATCCAGACCTGCGAAGCCTATGTGCACCCACTGCTCATCTCCCATGTGGTGGCCTGTGGGGGCAACACCCTCTATCCGGGCTTCACCAACCGCCTGTACAAGGAGCTCATCGAAGATCATTTCTCCTCCACCAAGACCACAGTATGGGTGGGTTCCAACAGAAACTTTAGCGTCTGGTTAGGAGCGTCTGTTGTGGCTCATCTGTCTACTTACAAGTCCGAGTGGATGACCAAAGATGAGTATGATGAGAGTCTGAGGCAGTGA